The Lycium barbarum isolate Lr01 chromosome 4, ASM1917538v2, whole genome shotgun sequence nucleotide sequence attaaatatttataattaaataCAGAATATCCTGAGGTATCCTATAAAAGATATTCtatatgattttctttattcAAGTACAATGAATCTAGGTGTGTATGAATCTATTCACCTACTAACTTGATATTTTAACACGTGTAAGGTTTTTATTCACTTGTCCTAGATTCCTAATTAAACATGTACCTGAAGATAATCAATCAAGCCAGAAAAACATTCACCCTCTacttagatggtctcacgagaagTAGATTCAGCTCATTCTGAAATGTTTGTTTGACAAGCTGGCATATAGAACTCTATGGTCTACTGCTGAAACAATGGCATTACAATCAGGCCTTTGGCAAATAAATGAAATACTGAGTGGTCCAACTTTCTATATTTTAAAGCCAGAAGGTTCACACGCAATCATGCAGGTCCACATTAAACCTTGCTTTACCTCAGCATTACAAGGGTATGGGAGAGTTGAATCTAGGACCTCCGAATACTTTAGGCCATTATGCTATTAAGGAGCTCTCAAAAGTACCAACAATTAAATGAGCAGAGAAAAGCACATATTGGATATAAATGATCACTGAAGTGATACTTTCTCTAACAGAAGCTTCAAATGATGTAGCTGTAACTTGATCTACAGGCAGTCAAGTGGTAATTAACCTTTTTTTAATAACGTAAAAGTAAAGTGGTAATTAAtctacccgcaagggtggctcagttggttgagcatggggctttcataatggaggtctcaggttcgaaaccccctgcctacgacagcaggggatttgccttctgggtcgagctcgtcgcacagggcttgcctagtgcgggttatctctcccgtgtggtttgcgagctattgcacaagagctgggtttaccctgtgcgcacccgaagagtagcggctgcgggttcccatgtcataaaaaaaaaaaagtggtaatTAATCTCTCAATGAAATTTTAGCCCAAAGAATTTGTTGAagtatcaataattttttttttttgactagcaccgggtgtccgagtctctttgagccccgactaatcccgggggtgcacaggccctcggcaaggagtttcccgcaagtgcaccacggttaattcagggtttccccagtccgatggcccccagaaattgtttgcacccagcgggtttcgaacttgagaccttgaaggggagcaccccaaggctcaagtcaattgccaccaggccaacccctgagggtttgaAGTATCAATAATTAAATAATGGCACTGCTGCCATTAATCATTATTAACACTGGTTTATACATATTATTAATACTACGATACACAAAAATAGCAGTGGATTCAGAACCAAGGAATTTAGGTGGAAAAGGGGGTCAGAAGAGTCACTGCTAAATGGGGGAGAGGGAGGGTTGGAGAGCTAAATATGTTTATTTCACATAATAAATTTTGTTTGATTTATGTACATGGCTACCAAGCAAATAGAATTGACATATAAATGATTTCAAATCATTTCTCAACAGCCTGTACAGATTCGACCTCATTGAGAGAAAGTCTAATTAGTTATAACTTGAAAGTGCTTACATTCTAAGCTGACTATGCCACACACCCAAGGCTTTCTGCTATAACACATGACTTCCCAATTTTTCCAGTTATGGTTGTATGGAATTGTCAATAAGTTTCACAGCTTAATTAGACATCACCACTACATCTCATCTCACCCAAAACAAGAGGTTGACTATCTATGTCTTCACTTTGTTAAGTAAAATTGTTATTGAGAGGGGAATCTATTGAGTCAACCAGAAAGATGGCTTAGAACATTATGGGGAACTCCCCCTAAAAATGTTGATTTAATTTGGACCATAAAACAACCTCTTAACCACCATGAACTTCAGACACTTAGCATTAGATGCCACACAATGCTTTacatacccttttttttttttttttttgaataaggtAACATTTGACAATGCTTTACATACCTGGGATTAGGATTACCGCGGACCACCTTTTGACCGTATTTCCGCCACCTGTATCCATCATCCAATATATCAACTTCACTCACAGTTTGAACAACAACGCGCGGTTCGCGGATGGGCTTAACAACTGGTGTAATATCCATGCAACCATCCATTTTCCTGTTTAAAGACTCCATTGTTAAATCGAACTACGTCACAGGAATAAATTTAGTGCCCTTAGTTTTTACCTTCTCTTTGCAAATGGATCATCCTCGTCCATCTGATCATTAGCGCTGTGCAACTGAGATACTGTACCTTCAAGACCATCATCATCTGCTTGTCGAGGTGATAGTGGAGTACCACTGGGCTCAGTGTTACTAGTCTGGGCATTAGTGTTGAATTTGTCTTCAAGCAAAGATAAACCAGAGAGAGGAATAACTCCATATAAGATCAAAGAAGCTTCAATAAAGACTACCATGTCATGCATTTTTTGAGGGGGAAACAACCCTTAAAGAGCAATTCAGTTTACCTTCTTGACCAGTGAGGCATGCTTCTCTCTCACCTCTGTCTTCTTGGATGGACGTAAGAGCACCAGGAGTAAACCTACGGCTGGGTTGGGGTTTAGGATGATCATGGGAACCTTTATAAACAATCTCTGTTATGTGTCCATCAGGAGAGCGCTCAAATATCTTTTTAACTTCACAGTTTGGGTATGTACATTTGTAGTAACTCCTTGGGAATTCACTTCCTTTAACAAGTTTCTGGCCATACTTTCTCCAGTTATACCCATCTTCTGATGATCTGTCAGCTGTTACCGATGATACATCTTTATTATCAGAATGTGACCCTTGCGAGCTTGGATTTGACTGACCTCTCTGATTTATTTCCTCATTTTCAGTTGCAGCAGCAGTATTAATTGACGAGGCATCTAAACTAACAGGTGAAGGTAGATTCAGCTCCTTTGAATTAGGCATCTCGCTTTTAACAAGAGCTGAAGGTGCTAATGATTGAGAAAGACATCGATCTTGAACTTGATTCAGTGGTTCACTTTGCTGTTGATTGAAACCTGCTGAAAACTTCATTACAACAGTGTATTAGGAACTAACTCGATTCAAGTCGGTTGAAATAATAATGAAGTTCACGTGTTACTCTTTAGGTACTAAAGATAATAAAAAAACTAACTAGAAAGGGCAAAAGAAACCAAAGGTCTGCAGGGCCTTTCTATTCTTGTTGGATCTTCTGTCATTAAATCCATGTAGAAAGAAAGGAAATGCTTCCAAACCCCAAAGTATCAGTCAAGTGAAATGAGTAATTCATCAGAACCACACATCCACTCAACAGTAGAACTAGAAGAAAACAAATAAAACCAAGAGGAAGAAATTGGCGACATATATGGAAACCAAATACACAGTGCAAACCAATCATCATTTTCCTGGCAATGAGTTAACACCTTTTGACTGTACTGTTAACAGCTACACtccattcttttcatttttcataaagtatctttaaaattaattcatttaagGGTCTTGAACAAGTGACAAAAGAGATGTAATCACCGTATTACAAAAACTAAAAACACACAAACAGAACAAAAGAGATGCAATCATTGTACTGCTTTATGCTAATGTTAAAGAGAGAATTAACCAAAAACCCACCTGTTCCCACAACCTTGGTTACAAAGAAATTATGTGATAAAATTCATATGCAAGAATTTGTATGCTCTCACTTGCCGCGCCTCACTGGTGAAAGAACTGAGACAAAGTTATTTGAACTAAATGCCTTGTGTATGTTTGTAATCATATGTGATTAAATTCATATGCAAGAAGATCAACAGAATTTCTGTGACTGACATATCATGTTATAATTACAAGCATACAACAGGCATCAAGTGCAAAGAATTGTGTcttgatccttttttttttaattggtaaGAATTGTGTCTCAATCCTTTTACCACTGAGATGCTACAAGTGAGTGAgagtgtgagagagagagaattcAGGAACACCAAAGTCAGATTTTCAAACAAATTTCTGAATCAAGCACTGTTCAATTTAAGGAGTGGATTAGCCCATTGAGAAGTTTTAAAGGGGGAAGAGAAAATAACTAATATTCAATAGTGCTCTTGTTGTATTTCCTTGTTTCTAACCTAATTCAAGCATATGGGTTTTGAACAAAACTTCGGTAATGTATTTCCAATAATGCCAAGGATAACAAGCAAAGGCATTACCGCAGCTTCCTTCGCCAGTGATCCTGATGTAGAACTAGATCCAACAGCAAATTTAAACTCAAATTCGCCCGTCGTTTCACCGTATAAATTTCCACTGGAACAGCTTCTCATCAACGAAAAAGAAGCACTCCCACTAGAGCCTTGCATTAGTTGAAACTTGGAGAAGGAACCTGTTGTTGGAGACGGCTCAGCCTGCAGGTTATAAGTGAAATACTATTCACTGATCACAATTTTCTTTCCAAATAGAAATAGCATCTGAACATAGGATAACCAAGGTGATACAAATTTACTCTTTTTTCTCTGCTTCCTGCTTTTTCATGGGGGAagaaaccccttttttttttttggctatgtTTCTTTATCAATTATCATTCCATCTCGGTGGTGGACAAATATGCTTCAAGAAGATGCCACTTATAGTAGTTTCAAAGGTTATTCATCACCGGCCACTGAAGTTGGAACCTTTCAATATAAGACTTAAATGACACATACAGCACATATGCTTATAATAATCATACTGGTTAGAATAACAAAAAAGCATACAACTCTCTGATGCCATTATTATGGTCACATTCATAACACCAGTATCTTTTTCTTTAGGGAACAACTTAGTGGTAAGTTGAGCACCTTGTCAAAAGAAAGATTCAACATGTGAAGAAACACACTGACGGCTAAATATGCAGAGAAAGAGAGAATATAATTCCACCAAAATCTAGACGAATAATTATATCAGCTTTCCTAATGTAAGAGCATCATAACCAACGGTTGCAAATTGCACAGGAATCCATAAGTAAGCATATATTAATATGTATTCCCCAAAATAGCATTAAGGTGGGAAAAAAGAATCAAGCTAACAAATTGCAATATAATGAAAGCAACCAAACATCTAATTAATAGTTCAAAATGCACTTTATGAAAGCAGCGATCGCATCAATAAATTCGTCCGAGTCCTCCACTCAGAGTATTATTACGTGAATAAAGCACACTATCTAATCTTAATTAAATAAGGATAAAAAATTTTAGATTAGCATTTCACTCAAATTGAAGACATCATAACTATATTACCTTCCTCTTAACAACACTTAAACTAATCCAGATTAGCAATCAAAATAGTACGGAGTAGTTAGGATATCCAATCTCATATTCTTAACAAGCAAAAAGCACCTAATTAGGGTATCGGATCCCCAAGTACTCCCTTTATCCCAATTTATGTATCACAATTCAGATTTCAAAACTCAAATGTCTTAATTTTAACCGCAAATTCGGACATAAAATCTTTAAGATTTTTAAACTTCTTATATTTGGAAATTTAGTACTATAAGTCACATTAATTAACAATTTGAAAAGCATATGAAAAATCACGGTCAAAGAAAAACTTATTTTAACTCTCGAAATccgaaaagtgccacataaagtgtgacagagggagtaatagttAAGATATCCAACTTTCATTTTTCTTAAGAAGCAAAAAGGCATGTAATTAGGGTATTGGATCCCCCAATCTGAAAGTGAAATTCTCAGAAAGCATAAATTTCTTGTATTCTCTATGCTCAGTCAAACACCATCACATAAATtaacttgtgatctaaaacaagttaATAGATATTTgtatggctataaatcatttcattaaggataaaatgggAATTTTAAAGTAAAATTGTCTATAAATATATAAAAGTGACATTCTTTTCGGGACAGAGTAAAAATGAAAAGAGTGTTACATAAATTGTACTGTAGTAAGGTAAGATATCCAATTTTCATTTTCTTAACAAGCGAAACGCATCTAAATAGGGTATCAGATCCCCAATCAAAAAGTAAAAATGTGAGAAAGCATAATAAATGTAGTAACTAAGTAAGACACATAAATTGAGAGGGAAGGAGCAGTAGTTAAGATATCTAATTTTTGGCCCAAAATGCGAAAGGTAAAAATGGTTGGAAAGCATAATAAAAGGTGTGTTAAGGACTAACTTTGAGGTTAGAAAGAAGAACGGGAGAATCGAGAAAGGATGAAGGACTGAGACCAGGTGGGATAGTGATACACGTGGCAGTTGAGGAACGAGAGATGGGGAGCTTAGCAGGTGACATCAGCTTATACTTAGCACCACTGTTGCTGTTGTTGGATCCAACACCTGAGCTTCCAAATTTGACTTGTGAGGAATATGAGTTGCTATTTTGGTACTCTGAGTGTGACTGAGAGTCTTCCATTGACGGATTTCAGAAAGAGTTTGTTGGAGAAGACACAGTCAAAAGCAGAGAGAGATAGGGGATATAGTTTGTGTGGGGTAGGGGTGGGGCATGGATGGGGTTAGATGAACAAGGCCCGAGTAGGGGTGAACACGAAAAACACAACCATATGGATAACTTTATTTCgtttgatttttaattttaaaaatcgattttatttgatttcaagTCCAACAAAATCAAACCACACCAacttcatatatacatattttttaaaaaaaaaaatgtgtgcgtaattttattttttatgaaaaatttacgggcaatttgcaggattgtccttcgctgggggtggtctttaatttttagccctcaaaatggtggtctttaaattttgccttcaggcagaatttacatggccagatttgcaaaattctgcctgaggcagatttttttttttaattgagctgGAGTTCGAACACACAGCcttggggtattaggcgaaggccaaaacttaaagaccaccaatttgaagggtaaaaattaaagaccaccccgaatgaaggacaatccgcgcaaaaaaaagtaAAGTTACAATGTATAttattccctccgtctcaatttaagtatattactttttttttttttggtatgtgccaaaaaaagtttttttttttttagtaagttgacaattcaaacatcttaAATGGCAAGTTTATAACCACAATATTAAAAGACATTAtatacatctttaatttaagaccacaatattcaaaaagtcttttttattttttaaactttgtgcgctatcaaattaagacacttaaaatgggacagagggagtatgttTTTGTAATCTTGGACCATGCTTTTGAATGAAATTagattgggccaaaaataattgGATGGAGCGGTTAACATATTAAAAATTGGAGAACTTACACAAATACCAGAAAATATACAACTATTTACAGAACTTATAACTATTTTTAAATTTACAGAATCTACAAAATGTACCccataaattttaaaaggaatttttttttagaTATGGTCAATTTCGTATAAATATGGTAATAAATTTATACACGTTACTTTTTTCCTTAATTGTCCTACCTATCATTATCTCaaaccatataatattataccaTAAATGAAGAATGTTGCTATTAATAAAAGGCTAAGTTTAAGGAGTTTCAAGATGGTGATAACGAAATTAAATGTATATCAAAACACATTGAatattactatataatataagagggaatgtgaggacttttgtagtcctcacaagagtttcccaaatttttaaaaactttttaattaattacttttatgtcctaattttatttatttaagtaaattttttgatttttatttttaaggtctacttttcaaaagctatcgaacttggggacttttgtagtcctcacaataatttctaattcttttaaaaaaaattaattaattacttttaggtcctaatcttatttatttaagtcaatttttttattttttatttttaaggtctacttttcaaaagctatcgaaccttctacctcatttttcatgttctttgattttctggttcgtgctcgatatccgcatttaagcCCAATTTATCTAGATAATTAGCATTGTATCACGCCTATTCGgagggagcgcttcctccaaagattttttccatatccatattCGAACCCCTAAtacctaattaagagaggagcagctccatccgctgcacaagttaaattatgtatttgtcttaaaagttcattaactatgtatagattatttatttagaactaaataacttcagaaaattaggatacataagttataaatgtcaaattctggctccgcatttgatttgaagtaaataattttatcaaaatggaagttaaaatattaaagcagtggaatgaaaattttgcttttatataattacccaattgtgggactacaatgggtatatggttgttgttgttgtacacttgtactaacacagattatatttttttagttaaaatatctacttttatatcccgggcctcacataactagtttTTCTAAATATCTCCAACACAATCAACTAGCATTCTAATCAATAGACAAGTATATTATTATTCATATGATATATATTATGCTATAATTTTTTGAACAAATATATATTATTGTACTTATATATTACGTATATTGCACATTTATATACTATCCATATAATATGATTTGTTATATACCTTATActtttttagtatatttttatGTACTTTTCTTATCTTATACTAGATATTTATACCTTATACTTTTTAGGTATATTTTCATATACTTTTCTTATCTTATACCAGATATCAAATACcatatcttttcat carries:
- the LOC132636306 gene encoding probable WRKY transcription factor 20 isoform X1 — encoded protein: MEDSQSHSEYQNSNSYSSQVKFGSSGVGSNNSNSGAKYKLMSPAKLPISRSSTATCITIPPGLSPSSFLDSPVLLSNLKAEPSPTTGSFSKFQLMQGSSGSASFSLMRSCSSGNLYGETTGEFEFKFAVGSSSTSGSLAKEAAFSAGFNQQQSEPLNQVQDRCLSQSLAPSALVKSEMPNSKELNLPSPVSLDASSINTAAATENEEINQRGQSNPSSQGSHSDNKDVSSVTADRSSEDGYNWRKYGQKLVKGSEFPRSYYKCTYPNCEVKKIFERSPDGHITEIVYKGSHDHPKPQPSRRFTPGALTSIQEDRGEREACLTGQEDKFNTNAQTSNTEPSGTPLSPRQADDDGLEGTVSQLHSANDQMDEDDPFAKRRKMDGCMDITPVVKPIREPRVVVQTVSEVDILDDGYRWRKYGQKVVRGNPNPRSYYKCTNAGCPVRKHVERASHDPKAVITTYEGKHNHDVPTARTNSHEMAGSAPVNGGSRIRAEENGSISLDLGVGIGYGMENRRNGQLHTLPAETVHSQVQVSSSSMMVVQPAAVAACYSIVNGGMSRFGTMENRVQGNGFETLPLQSSAQCPQNYGRILLGP
- the LOC132636306 gene encoding probable WRKY transcription factor 20 isoform X2, which gives rise to MQGSSGSASFSLMRSCSSGNLYGETTGEFEFKFAVGSSSTSGSLAKEAAFSAGFNQQQSEPLNQVQDRCLSQSLAPSALVKSEMPNSKELNLPSPVSLDASSINTAAATENEEINQRGQSNPSSQGSHSDNKDVSSVTADRSSEDGYNWRKYGQKLVKGSEFPRSYYKCTYPNCEVKKIFERSPDGHITEIVYKGSHDHPKPQPSRRFTPGALTSIQEDRGEREACLTGQEDKFNTNAQTSNTEPSGTPLSPRQADDDGLEGTVSQLHSANDQMDEDDPFAKRRKMDGCMDITPVVKPIREPRVVVQTVSEVDILDDGYRWRKYGQKVVRGNPNPRSYYKCTNAGCPVRKHVERASHDPKAVITTYEGKHNHDVPTARTNSHEMAGSAPVNGGSRIRAEENGSISLDLGVGIGYGMENRRNGQLHTLPAETVHSQVQVSSSSMMVVQPAAVAACYSIVNGGMSRFGTMENRVQGNGFETLPLQSSAQCPQNYGRILLGP